From Candidatus Bathyarchaeum sp.:
TTTGAAGCCTTGTCCCATGTCCATCAAATAGGCGTTATAAACGGGGGCACCAACTCGGGTCAAGATGTTTCGGTAAAGTGCAAACTGGGGTTTTTCTGAAACCTTGGATAACAAAACATTGTTTACTAGTTCTCGAATCAAAGGACCGCTAATGAACTTGAGATTCAAATCAAAAACTTTGGTTTCAACCTCAGCGGCAACTAGTTCTGCGTCCTTTTGGCTGATTGCTGACATGTCGTAGAATTCTTCTGCCAGTTTAGTTTCAGTCATTAACTGTTCGACGATTTTTTGTTTGCTCCAAGGAACAATAAAGCCGTCTGTTCCTCTGACCATTGGTCTAACGTTGTGTAACATTTCAGTCATTCACATTCCCTCAAATATTTTTGAAATATCAGATTTGATTACGCCATTATTTTCGAATATTTGGCTATCTGTAAATACGTCTCCATTAACTTCCAGAGCGGGCGCGGACATTACGACAAAATTTCGCATAACTAGGTCGGTCATTACGTCTGAGTCTTCTAGGTTTTTTTCTTCAAAATTCGTGTTTTTATTTTTTAACCATTTTTTCAGCATGTCACATCGAGGGCATCCACTGGTTGTGTAAACCACTACGCCGTTTGTGGGTGGATGCGCAGGAGGACTGCTAAGTTCGTTTGTAAAGCCCATGAAAAATTACCTCTTTAGATGTTTTTACTTGTGAGATAAAAGAGTTAGGGCTGACAAAGTATATTTAATTTTTTAGTGTTAATGGTATAAAATTTTGTATAAGCATCCAACTAAATTAACACTTAGGTACTATTTCAGCCCAAACTAGAACATAAAATATTGACAGGGTTTTGCTGTAGAATTATTTTCTATTTTATATAGGGGTCTAGCCAAAACAGCAATCCAACATAAAATAAAGAGAATAAACCCAGAAAAATAGAACAGGGTTTTTGCTACACGCGACTGAAGGATTGAAGCATGTTAACAGAGCCACATGAAGGACATTTTTCTAGTTTTCCGTAGAAAATCTGGCGACAAACTGCACAGTATGCTATGTTACGGTTGAAAACATGTAACCCAACTTTTGAGGAACCAACGATGTCACGGGTTACAGCCAGTAAATCGTCAGATTTTTGGGGCTCATCCGCAAGGGGGATAACGGCTAAGTGTCCGCCTGGAGTTAAGCTGTGGAATTGTTCTTCTACTTTGATTCTTTCTTTCCAAAAAGTAGGAACGTCCAAAGGCAACGCCACCAAATCGGTATAGAAGGGCTTTTCTTTGGTTCCTTTTGTGTGAACAGTTCCCCAACCATATTTTTCTGCATCCAGTGATGCTAACCGCTTTGCAGCATAACCAGCAGGCACCATTGCCAAGGCAACTCGTGTTTCCGGCTTTTTGGAGTGTTTTTCTACGTCTTCAGAAAGATATGTTACAATCTGTTTAGCAAAATCCAAGGTTTCTCCTTCTTGTTTAAGGGGCTTATCAAAAAAGGCTTGAATAGTTTCATTTAAACCCACAAAACTGACTAACCGAGCGGCATTTTCAATTCTGAAATACTGGTCACCTTCAGTTTTTTGCATCAAAAAGGGTAACATATGTTCCCGTTCCCGCTGCTTTATTGTCTGATACTTCATTTCCAAAGCTTGCAACGCAAGCTCAAGTTGGTCATCTAGTAATTTGAAAAAGGCTTTTTCCTTACCTTTTGCTTCATACATGATCCGCGGCAAATTGATTATGACGCTGTCGATGCTTCCTGTTTGCAGGGTGTCTAGTTCCCAATCTTCTCGCCAATTTGCGGCAAGCCTAAAACTTGAGGATGTGTATGAGGCACATATTTGTTCAGGATAACATAGATTAGCAAAATATGGCAGGCCGTTTTCTGCAAGTTTGTGGGCATCATAAAGTAAGGGGGTACACTCAGCATTTCTAAGAACTTCAGGGCGTATTTTGATTATCAGGCGCGGGTTTAAAACGGGTTTGTAGGCGTCATCGTGAAGGAAAACTTCAAAAATAAGGGAGGCTAAGCGTCTTGCTTCTTCTGCAAAGTCTGCGTAACATCCAACTGTTTTGCCTTCGGGTCCGATGGCGTCTTTATCTTCTAGAAATTGTGGAATCGAGAGTTCTATGCCTAACGAGGCCCCAATTGAGCTACCGTTTAAAAGGGGTTGATTAAGGTTAGAAATGAAAAGGCGCAAACCTTCCCGTATTCGCTCTTCTGAAAGGTTTTGAGTAAAAGGCGCCAAGAAAATGTTAAAGAAATCAAGGGATTGTTCGCCTGAGGCTTCTGTAGAAGCAATTTTTAGAATGTTAGAAGCGGTAAGCAAAGCAGCTTCAAGACTTTTTGGAGGAAGATATGTGGGTTGATTAAGGTTTGTTGCACCATGGTTAAGTCCATTCTGGAAAAAGAATCGCAAATCGTGCATGAACTGATCAGGTTTTAAAACCCAAGTTCCCAAATTTTTAAGATGCAACCCCCCAGACAAATGAGCGTCTGCAACTTCTCGGGGCAAAACGTTCAGTAATGTGTATTCTTCCATTACTGCGTCTGCTGCGGCTTTGTGGATGGCTTCAACGCTTTGTTTGGTGGTGCTGGTTGATTCGATAAGTTGATTAACGTCAAAAACAGGCAGTCCAAGCCGGGTGAGTTTGTGGCGGTATTCTTCTAAGCCTTTTTCCACCAAAATGGCGTTGACCATTTCTCGGATTAGGGGCGCGGTTAAGTATTTTGT
This genomic window contains:
- a CDS encoding glutaredoxin family protein; this encodes MGFTNELSSPPAHPPTNGVVVYTTSGCPRCDMLKKWLKNKNTNFEEKNLEDSDVMTDLVMRNFVVMSAPALEVNGDVFTDSQIFENNGVIKSDISKIFEGM